The stretch of DNA CTCTGCGTGAGCATCCCGAGATCTTCAAGCAGTATTTCGGCACCGTGATTCCTCCGACCGACAACAAGTTCGCAGCGCTGAACAGCGCCGTTTGGTCGGGCGGAAGCTTTATCTACGTTCCAAAAGGCGTTAAATGCGAGATACCGCTGCAGGCTTACTTCCGTATCAACTCAGAGAACATGGGACAATTCGAACGAACGCTGATCATTGCCGATGAGGACAGCTTCGTGCATTACGTGGAAGGCTGTACCGCTCCGGTCTACAGCACGAATTCGCTGCACAGCGCGGTCGTTGAAATCATCTGTAAAAAGAACGCACGTGTCCGCTATACAACCATTCAGAACTGGGCGCCGAACATCTACAACCTCGTTACTAAACGCGCGGTTGCGGAAGAGAACGCGACGATGGAATGGGTTGACGGAAACATCGGTTCCAAGCTGACGATGAAATACCCGGCGGTTGTTCTGAAAGGACGCGGAGCAAAAGGTTCCGTGCTCTCTATCGCGGTGGCCGGTAAAGGCCAGCACCAGGATGCTGGCGCCAAGATGATCCATCTGGCACCGGACACGACGTCCACCATCATTTCCAAGTCGATCAGTAAGCACGGCGGAAAGGTCACTTACCGCGGACTCGCTTCCTTCGGCCGCCAGGCGGAAGGCGCGAAGTCAAATATTAAATGCGATACGCTCATTATGGATAACGAATCTACTTCGGATACGATTCCTTATAATGAGATCATGAACGATAACATTACGCTGGAGCATGAGGCTACCGTCTCCAAGGTATCCGAGGAGCAGCTCTTCTACCTGATGAGCCGCGGCCTTACCGAAGCGGAAGCGACCCAGATGATCGTAATGGGCTTCATTGAACCGTTCACCAAGGAACTCCCGATGGAATACGCCGTCGAGATGAACCGTCTTATCAAATTCGAGATGGAGGGAAGCATCGGTTAGCCTTGATT from Paenibacillus sophorae encodes:
- the sufB gene encoding Fe-S cluster assembly protein SufB; amino-acid sequence: MAKKAPEIEEYKYGFRDEHKAVFQTGKGLTPEIVKEISAIKNEPQWMLDFRLKSLEQFGKMPLPRWGGNLDDLDFNDIQYYVRPSEKQGKTWEEVPSEIKETFDKLGIPEAEQKFLAGVSAQYESEVVYHSMQHDLEEQGVIFTDTDTALREHPEIFKQYFGTVIPPTDNKFAALNSAVWSGGSFIYVPKGVKCEIPLQAYFRINSENMGQFERTLIIADEDSFVHYVEGCTAPVYSTNSLHSAVVEIICKKNARVRYTTIQNWAPNIYNLVTKRAVAEENATMEWVDGNIGSKLTMKYPAVVLKGRGAKGSVLSIAVAGKGQHQDAGAKMIHLAPDTTSTIISKSISKHGGKVTYRGLASFGRQAEGAKSNIKCDTLIMDNESTSDTIPYNEIMNDNITLEHEATVSKVSEEQLFYLMSRGLTEAEATQMIVMGFIEPFTKELPMEYAVEMNRLIKFEMEGSIG